A single genomic interval of Microbacterium hydrocarbonoxydans harbors:
- a CDS encoding helix-turn-helix domain-containing protein yields the protein MSASPSPPPRFLAPSQVAELLSIEVDEVIELVYAGRLRGSQLGSPSRWRIEEPSLSEYLAEQSEEARRMALWHQADAASFPEVWGSQRGHGI from the coding sequence ATGTCCGCCTCCCCATCGCCCCCGCCGCGGTTCCTCGCGCCCTCCCAGGTCGCGGAGCTCTTGAGCATCGAGGTCGATGAGGTCATCGAGCTCGTGTACGCGGGACGGCTGCGAGGATCCCAGCTGGGCTCCCCGTCGCGCTGGCGCATCGAGGAGCCGAGCCTGTCCGAGTACCTGGCGGAGCAGTCCGAGGAAGCGCGTCGGATGGCGCTGTGGCATCAGGCGGACGCGGCGAGCTTCCCCGAGGTGTGGGGGAGTCAGCGGGGTCACGGCATCTGA
- the secA gene encoding preprotein translocase subunit SecA encodes MANPLEKLLRAGEGRVIRRLNQVVKAVNALEEDISKLTDDELRNETAELRERYAAGETLDQLMPEAFAAVREAAKRTLGMRAYDVQIMGGAALHLGNIAEMKTGEGKTLVATFPAYLNAIAGEGVHVITVNDFLASYQAELMGRVYRALGMSTGIIVSGQTPAVRREQYAADITYGTNNEFGFDYLRDNMAWRKEDLVQREHYFAIVDEVDSILIDEARTPLIISGPSSGEANRWFAEFAKIARTLEAGVDYEVDEKKRTVGVLEPGIEKVEDYLGIDNLYESANTPLISFLNNSIKALALFKKDTDYVVMNDEVMIVDEHTGRILVGRRYNEGIHQAIEAKEAVPVKAENQTLATVTLQNYFRLYDKLAGMTGTAETEAAEFMSTYKLGVIPIPTNRPMIRKDQSDLVYKNETAKFAQVVEDIAERHAQGQPVLVGTVSVEKSEYLSRLLAKKGVKHEVLNAKNHAREAEIVARAGRLGAVTVATNMAGRGTDIMLGGNAEFLAVQELKGKGLDPVETPEEYEVAWDETYESMKAVVAEEAEKVIEAGGLYVLGTERHESRRIDNQLRGRSGRQGDPGESRFYLSLTDDLMRLFQSGAAEAILSRTNFPDDVPIESGLVSRAIRSAQSQVEARNAEMRKNVLKYDDVLNRQREAIYADRRHILQGDDIADRVQHFIEDAISGVVRDHTGEGHNESWDFDALWTELKTLYPVSVTIDEVVSEAAGRKGGITAEGLTRELLSDAKIAYEAREESLGEAATRELERRVVLQVLDRRWRDHLYEMDYLKDGIGLRAMAQRDPLIEYQREGYAMFQSMMGQIKEESVGYLYNLEVEVRRAGDSETAEVEAKGLSEGGGEQRLEYSAANDAGEVEVRNDRGQVQQAATDKLRQAAAARQAPAEQAEPEEGPRGAFGQRTEAPATPAGNREQRRAQSKKKK; translated from the coding sequence GTGGCCAATCCTCTTGAGAAGCTGCTGCGCGCCGGAGAAGGGCGGGTCATCCGTCGTCTGAACCAGGTGGTCAAGGCCGTCAACGCGCTGGAAGAGGACATCTCCAAGCTCACCGACGACGAGTTGCGCAACGAGACCGCCGAGCTGCGGGAGCGCTACGCCGCGGGTGAGACGCTGGATCAGCTCATGCCCGAGGCCTTCGCCGCGGTTCGCGAAGCGGCCAAGCGCACCCTCGGCATGCGCGCATACGACGTCCAGATCATGGGTGGCGCGGCGCTTCATCTCGGCAACATCGCCGAGATGAAGACCGGTGAGGGGAAGACGCTCGTCGCGACGTTCCCGGCGTACCTCAACGCGATCGCGGGCGAGGGCGTGCACGTCATCACGGTCAACGACTTCCTCGCCAGCTACCAGGCGGAGCTGATGGGCCGCGTCTACCGCGCCCTCGGAATGTCGACCGGCATCATCGTCTCCGGCCAGACCCCCGCAGTGCGCCGCGAGCAGTACGCGGCCGACATCACCTACGGCACGAACAACGAGTTCGGCTTCGACTACCTCCGCGACAACATGGCGTGGCGCAAGGAGGACCTGGTCCAGCGCGAGCACTACTTCGCGATCGTCGACGAGGTCGACTCCATCCTCATCGACGAGGCGCGGACCCCGCTGATCATCTCGGGACCGTCGTCGGGCGAGGCCAACCGCTGGTTCGCCGAGTTCGCGAAGATCGCGCGTACCCTCGAGGCCGGTGTCGACTACGAGGTCGACGAGAAGAAGCGCACGGTCGGCGTGCTCGAGCCCGGTATCGAGAAGGTCGAGGACTACCTCGGCATCGACAACCTGTACGAGTCGGCGAACACGCCGCTGATCTCGTTCCTCAACAACTCGATCAAGGCGCTCGCGCTGTTCAAGAAGGACACCGACTACGTCGTCATGAACGACGAGGTCATGATCGTCGACGAGCACACCGGCCGCATCCTGGTCGGTCGCCGGTACAACGAGGGCATCCACCAGGCGATCGAGGCCAAGGAGGCGGTGCCGGTCAAGGCCGAGAACCAGACCCTCGCCACGGTGACCCTGCAGAACTACTTCCGTCTGTACGACAAGCTCGCCGGCATGACCGGTACTGCCGAGACCGAGGCGGCGGAGTTCATGTCGACCTACAAGCTCGGCGTGATCCCGATCCCCACCAACCGGCCGATGATCCGCAAGGATCAGTCCGATCTGGTCTACAAGAACGAGACGGCGAAGTTCGCCCAGGTCGTCGAGGACATCGCCGAGCGCCACGCGCAGGGGCAGCCGGTGCTGGTCGGCACGGTCAGCGTCGAGAAGAGCGAGTACCTCTCGCGACTGCTCGCCAAGAAGGGCGTCAAGCACGAGGTGCTGAACGCGAAGAACCACGCCAGGGAGGCCGAGATCGTTGCCCGCGCCGGACGCCTCGGCGCCGTCACGGTGGCGACCAACATGGCCGGTCGCGGTACCGACATCATGCTCGGCGGCAACGCGGAGTTCCTCGCCGTCCAGGAGCTCAAGGGCAAGGGGCTCGACCCCGTCGAGACGCCCGAGGAGTACGAGGTCGCCTGGGACGAGACGTACGAGTCGATGAAGGCGGTCGTCGCCGAGGAGGCCGAGAAGGTCATCGAAGCCGGCGGGCTCTACGTCCTCGGCACCGAGCGTCACGAGTCACGCCGTATCGACAACCAGCTGCGTGGTCGATCCGGCCGTCAGGGCGACCCGGGCGAGAGCCGCTTCTACCTCAGCCTCACCGACGATCTGATGCGCCTGTTCCAGTCGGGAGCCGCCGAGGCGATCCTGTCCCGGACCAACTTCCCCGACGACGTGCCGATCGAGTCGGGGCTGGTGTCCCGCGCGATCCGCAGCGCCCAGTCGCAGGTCGAGGCTCGCAACGCCGAGATGCGAAAGAACGTGCTCAAGTACGACGACGTGCTGAACCGTCAGCGTGAGGCGATCTACGCCGACCGTCGTCACATCCTGCAGGGCGACGACATCGCCGACCGCGTGCAGCACTTCATCGAGGATGCGATCAGCGGGGTGGTGCGCGACCACACCGGCGAGGGCCACAACGAGAGCTGGGACTTCGATGCTCTGTGGACGGAGCTGAAGACCCTGTACCCGGTGAGCGTGACCATCGACGAGGTCGTGTCCGAGGCTGCGGGTCGCAAGGGCGGCATCACGGCCGAGGGGCTGACCCGCGAGCTGCTGTCCGACGCGAAGATCGCCTACGAGGCCCGCGAGGAGTCGCTCGGAGAAGCGGCGACGCGCGAGCTCGAGCGCCGCGTGGTCCTGCAGGTGCTCGATCGCCGCTGGCGCGACCACCTGTACGAGATGGACTACCTCAAGGACGGGATCGGACTCAGGGCCATGGCACAGCGCGATCCGCTGATCGAGTACCAGCGCGAGGGCTACGCCATGTTCCAGTCGATGATGGGCCAGATCAAGGAGGAGTCCGTCGGATACCTCTACAACCTCGAGGTCGAGGTCCGCCGCGCAGGCGACTCGGAGACCGCCGAGGTCGAGGCGAAGGGGCTGTCCGAGGGCGGCGGCGAGCAGCGGCTCGAGTACTCGGCGGCGAACGATGCCGGCGAGGTCGAGGTCCGCAACGACCGCGGTCAGGTCCAGCAGGCGGCCACCGACAAGCTGCGCCAGGCAGCTGCCGCGCGTCAGGCTCCGGCCGAGCAGGCCGAGCCGGAGGAGGGCCCGCGAGGGGCTTTCGGGCAGCGCACCGAGGCTCCGGCTACTCCCGCAGGCAACCGCGAGCAGCGCCGAGCACAGAGCAAGAAGAAGAAGTAG
- a CDS encoding WhiB family transcriptional regulator, with the protein MDWRDKAACLTVDPELFFPVGNTGPAVDQIEKAKTVCATCTVTEICLQYALESSQDSGVWGGLSEDERRALKRRAARARRAS; encoded by the coding sequence ATGGACTGGCGCGACAAGGCCGCCTGCTTGACTGTCGATCCCGAACTGTTCTTCCCCGTAGGGAACACCGGTCCGGCCGTCGACCAGATCGAGAAGGCCAAGACCGTCTGCGCCACGTGCACCGTGACCGAGATCTGCCTGCAGTACGCCCTCGAGTCCAGCCAGGATTCGGGCGTGTGGGGCGGTCTCTCCGAAGACGAGCGTCGTGCGCTCAAGCGTCGCGCCGCTCGCGCACGTCGCGCATCCTGA
- a CDS encoding ComF family protein: protein MPSTSRLLRAVGADLLSFLLAASCAGCDEPGAVLCTPCRARLGASPFELRTPAGLRVVAALPFESVAALCIRRLKDAGETVLARPLGSVLREVLRPELAKADAEASAWAVPVPTSRRSYRRRGYRVPELLIRGAGEDPHPLLVLDRRSADQRGLDAEQRIENVRGSMRARRRGRGESVVLVDDVLTTGATFDEAARALGDAGFEVVSAVALAATPRLSERNANASGTRRK, encoded by the coding sequence ATGCCATCGACCTCTCGACTGCTCCGGGCGGTGGGCGCCGACCTGCTCTCGTTCCTTCTCGCCGCCTCCTGTGCGGGGTGCGACGAGCCCGGCGCGGTGCTGTGCACGCCCTGCCGCGCCCGACTGGGCGCCTCGCCGTTCGAGCTCCGCACGCCGGCCGGCTTGCGAGTCGTAGCCGCACTCCCTTTCGAATCGGTCGCCGCGCTCTGCATCCGCAGGCTCAAGGATGCGGGCGAGACCGTGCTCGCCCGACCTCTCGGCAGCGTGCTGCGAGAGGTCCTGCGTCCCGAGCTCGCGAAGGCGGACGCAGAGGCTTCCGCATGGGCGGTGCCGGTGCCCACATCGCGTCGGTCGTACCGCCGGCGCGGCTACCGGGTTCCCGAGCTGCTCATCCGCGGGGCAGGGGAGGACCCGCATCCGCTCCTGGTCCTCGATCGCCGCAGCGCCGACCAGAGAGGCCTCGACGCCGAGCAGCGGATCGAGAACGTGCGAGGGTCGATGCGCGCTCGCAGACGAGGGCGAGGGGAGTCGGTCGTCCTCGTCGACGACGTCCTGACCACCGGTGCGACTTTCGACGAGGCGGCGCGTGCGCTGGGCGACGCCGGATTCGAGGTCGTCTCGGCCGTCGCGCTCGCCGCGACACCACGTCTCAGCGAACGGAATGCGAACGCATCGGGGACACGCAGGAAATGA
- a CDS encoding sensor histidine kinase, which produces MSTLSDLAQTQGLLTEHEVEWLHRLAGDGQLLADLASADIVVWIQTEDGSFIAVAHARPSGAATLFYRDIVGERVRPQWRTQVQGAFDSAEIVDSSSPDWFEETPTRVRAVPIVIERRGADPASSVIGVVTRHTNLGEARTPSRQQITFDECANDIFRMIADGSFPDPAAPTSPRRGAPRASDGLIRIDVDGITTFASPNALSAFNRMGFDDELEGESLAEVTTRLVPPSRQVDESLPVVVTGRAPWRTDIEARGVTVSLRAIPLKDHGTRIGAILLCRDVSELRHQEQELITKDATIREIHHRVKNNLQTVASLLRIQARRTHSDEARDALTQAMRRVDSIAVVHDTLAQGLTQKVDFDEVFHRVLKLVAEVASAPNTRARTQSTGRFGVLPSEYATPLALALTEVVTNAVEHGLAGQEGIVTIDAARTEENLRVTVRDTGHGLPEGRIGQGLGTQIIRTLIQGELSGSIEWRGSEGEGTEVVIDIPLRWLTK; this is translated from the coding sequence GTGTCAACCCTCAGTGATCTCGCCCAGACCCAGGGCCTTCTGACCGAACACGAGGTCGAATGGCTGCATCGTCTCGCCGGAGACGGCCAGCTGCTCGCCGACCTCGCATCGGCGGACATCGTCGTGTGGATCCAGACCGAGGACGGATCGTTCATCGCTGTCGCGCATGCGCGCCCCAGCGGCGCGGCGACGCTGTTCTATCGCGACATCGTGGGCGAGCGGGTCCGCCCTCAGTGGCGCACTCAGGTGCAGGGGGCGTTCGACTCTGCGGAGATCGTCGACTCGTCATCGCCGGACTGGTTCGAGGAGACTCCGACGCGCGTCAGGGCCGTTCCGATCGTGATCGAACGTCGGGGCGCCGACCCGGCATCGAGCGTCATCGGCGTCGTGACCCGACACACGAACCTGGGTGAAGCGCGCACGCCCTCGCGGCAGCAGATCACGTTCGACGAATGCGCCAACGACATCTTCCGCATGATCGCGGACGGCAGCTTCCCCGACCCCGCTGCCCCCACCTCTCCGCGCCGAGGAGCGCCGCGCGCGTCTGACGGTCTCATCCGCATCGACGTGGACGGCATCACGACGTTCGCCAGTCCGAACGCGCTGTCGGCGTTCAATCGCATGGGCTTCGACGATGAGCTCGAGGGTGAGTCCCTCGCCGAGGTGACGACCCGGCTGGTGCCGCCGTCGCGTCAGGTCGACGAGTCGCTTCCGGTCGTCGTGACCGGGCGCGCGCCGTGGCGCACGGACATCGAGGCGCGCGGTGTCACCGTCTCGCTGCGGGCGATCCCTCTGAAGGACCACGGGACGCGCATCGGCGCGATCCTCCTGTGCCGCGACGTCTCGGAACTGCGCCACCAGGAGCAGGAGCTCATCACCAAGGACGCGACGATCCGAGAGATCCATCACCGCGTCAAGAACAACCTCCAGACGGTCGCGTCGCTGCTGCGCATCCAGGCGCGACGTACGCACTCGGACGAGGCCCGCGACGCGCTCACTCAGGCGATGCGCCGGGTGGACTCCATCGCCGTCGTGCACGACACGCTGGCGCAGGGGCTGACCCAGAAGGTCGACTTCGACGAGGTCTTCCACCGGGTGCTGAAGCTCGTCGCCGAGGTGGCATCCGCGCCGAACACCCGCGCGCGCACGCAGTCGACCGGACGCTTCGGCGTTCTGCCGAGCGAGTACGCGACGCCGCTCGCGCTGGCTCTCACCGAAGTGGTCACCAACGCCGTGGAGCACGGATTGGCCGGTCAGGAGGGCATCGTCACGATCGATGCCGCGCGCACGGAGGAGAACCTGCGGGTCACGGTCCGCGACACCGGACACGGGCTCCCGGAGGGGCGGATCGGCCAGGGGCTCGGCACGCAGATCATCCGCACCCTGATCCAGGGAGAGCTCAGCGGCTCGATCGAGTGGCGGGGGAGCGAGGGCGAGGGCACCGAGGTCGTCATCGACATCCCGCTCCGCTGGCTGACGAAGTAG
- a CDS encoding PadR family transcriptional regulator has translation MSVRQTLLAILAQGPCYGYQLRHEFDRRTGSIWPLNVGQIYNTLERLERDGLVARGATDAHGHVYWEITDAGAADVDRWLVSPVERGQATRDELAIKIAVAATLPGADAAEVIDTQRAASSRRLDGLREVRESREDDSPQGLAWSLVVDSMIFAADAELRWLDHVRTRLAQHPQHTLALELTADRPKRGRPARAAGPALV, from the coding sequence ATGTCGGTACGCCAGACCCTGCTCGCCATCCTCGCGCAGGGACCCTGTTACGGGTATCAGCTCCGGCACGAGTTCGACCGTCGCACCGGCTCGATCTGGCCGCTCAACGTCGGTCAGATCTACAACACGCTCGAGCGACTCGAACGCGACGGCCTGGTGGCGCGAGGCGCGACCGACGCGCATGGACACGTCTACTGGGAGATCACCGACGCGGGAGCCGCTGACGTCGATCGGTGGCTGGTCTCCCCCGTCGAGCGGGGCCAGGCCACCAGGGACGAGCTGGCGATCAAGATCGCCGTGGCCGCCACCCTCCCCGGAGCAGACGCCGCGGAGGTCATCGACACCCAGCGCGCAGCGTCCTCTCGCCGCCTGGACGGGCTTCGAGAGGTGCGAGAGTCTCGCGAGGACGACAGCCCGCAGGGACTCGCCTGGTCGTTGGTCGTCGACTCGATGATCTTCGCCGCGGATGCCGAGCTGCGCTGGCTCGATCACGTGCGGACGAGACTCGCCCAGCATCCTCAGCACACGCTCGCCCTCGAGCTGACCGCCGACCGCCCGAAACGGGGACGGCCCGCTCGAGCGGCCGGACCGGCACTCGTCTGA
- a CDS encoding AAA family ATPase, giving the protein MIAVLLAVPPVQSARLAAELEMEGVRVVTAVQPDAILPLPPDVDAVVVSAGRRTLTTELIAACDRAGVRIVPLGDTVGRAGRRGLPPVLPSGAQGWQVVAALTADIPEQPVPTAAHRVTVVWGPSGSPGRSTVAIQLAVELARAGWRAALVDADTVAPSLALLLGLSDDAPGIAAACRRAERGGLDSAELTRLASALETSTGEIAVLGGINRPGRWPELGADRLRSALQACRGWAQQTVVDVASPFGADDEATYDLAGPRRHAATTAALQEADAIVAVASADPLGISRFVREHAELRRLTAPTPIRVVINRVRPGPLGLDARAQIRRTLERFSGVTDIAFLPWDQRAADAALLNARPMADVTPRSALVAAVRRLAATHAPPAASAVTDDSSRGSSRVARRLLRAPAARGASRGAGGRGSAS; this is encoded by the coding sequence GTGATCGCGGTGCTGCTCGCCGTCCCCCCGGTGCAGTCCGCACGGCTCGCCGCCGAGCTCGAGATGGAGGGCGTCCGGGTGGTGACTGCGGTGCAGCCCGACGCGATCCTCCCTCTCCCGCCGGACGTCGATGCCGTCGTCGTCTCTGCGGGACGCAGGACGCTCACCACCGAACTCATCGCCGCCTGTGATCGGGCCGGCGTCCGGATCGTCCCGCTCGGCGACACGGTCGGTCGCGCGGGACGCCGAGGGCTCCCGCCGGTGCTGCCCTCAGGGGCGCAGGGCTGGCAGGTCGTGGCCGCGCTCACCGCGGACATCCCGGAGCAGCCTGTGCCGACGGCGGCGCACCGCGTCACGGTCGTGTGGGGACCGTCGGGCTCTCCCGGTCGATCGACGGTGGCCATCCAGCTCGCGGTGGAACTCGCGCGAGCGGGATGGCGGGCGGCTCTTGTGGATGCCGACACCGTGGCGCCCTCGCTCGCCCTGCTGCTCGGACTCAGCGACGACGCGCCCGGAATCGCCGCCGCATGCCGACGCGCGGAGCGGGGCGGGCTCGATTCGGCCGAGCTCACCAGGCTCGCCTCAGCGCTGGAGACGAGCACAGGAGAGATCGCGGTACTCGGCGGTATCAATCGCCCAGGCAGGTGGCCCGAACTCGGGGCCGATCGGCTCCGCTCCGCACTGCAGGCCTGTCGTGGGTGGGCGCAGCAGACCGTGGTCGACGTCGCCAGTCCCTTCGGCGCAGACGACGAGGCGACCTACGACCTCGCGGGCCCGCGACGGCATGCCGCGACCACCGCTGCGCTGCAGGAGGCGGATGCCATCGTCGCAGTGGCATCCGCCGACCCGCTGGGCATCAGCCGCTTCGTCCGCGAGCATGCCGAGCTGCGGCGGCTCACCGCGCCGACGCCGATCAGAGTCGTGATCAACAGGGTCCGCCCTGGGCCGTTGGGTCTCGACGCCCGCGCGCAGATCCGGCGCACCCTCGAGCGGTTCTCCGGTGTGACGGACATCGCGTTCCTGCCCTGGGATCAGCGAGCTGCAGACGCGGCACTGCTGAACGCCCGCCCGATGGCCGACGTCACCCCCCGCTCGGCGCTTGTCGCCGCGGTACGTCGTCTGGCGGCGACGCACGCTCCCCCAGCGGCATCCGCGGTCACTGACGATAGCTCGAGAGGAAGTTCCCGAGTCGCTCGACGGCTTCTGCGAGCACCCGCGGCTCGGGGAGCGTCACGAGGCGCAGGTGGTCGGGGGTCGGCCAGTTGA
- a CDS encoding pyridoxal phosphate-dependent aminotransferase — protein sequence MTPMRHFDQSSKLKNVLYEIRGNTLVEAARLEAEGHRILKLNTGNPATFGFEAPHQIVHDMLAALPTAHGYSDSKGIISARRAVVSRYEEIPGFPRFDPEDVFLGNGVSELITMTMQALLDEGDEVLIPAPDYPLWTAMTSLAGGTPVHYLCDEDDGWQPDLEDIRSKITPRTKALVIINPNNPTGVVYSRKVLEGMVQIAREHQLLLLSDEIYDRILFDDAVHIPTATLAPDLLCLTFNGLSKTYRVAGYRSGWLVITGPQGHAKGFLEGITLLASTRLCPNVPAQYAVQAALSGGQSIDALIAPTGRLHEQRDIAWEGLESIPGVSCVKPEGALYAFPRLDPNVHEIRDDAKLVYDLLVSEHILLVQGTGFNWPTPDHLRLVTLPEPRVLAEAVERLGNFLSSYRQ from the coding sequence ATGACACCGATGCGCCACTTCGACCAGTCGTCGAAGCTCAAGAACGTCCTGTACGAGATCCGTGGGAACACGCTCGTCGAGGCGGCGCGGCTCGAGGCCGAGGGCCATCGGATCCTCAAGCTGAACACCGGGAACCCGGCGACCTTCGGGTTCGAGGCGCCGCACCAGATCGTGCATGACATGCTCGCGGCGCTGCCGACTGCGCACGGCTACAGCGACAGCAAGGGCATCATCTCGGCGCGGCGCGCCGTAGTCAGCCGCTATGAGGAGATCCCGGGGTTCCCTCGCTTCGATCCTGAGGACGTCTTCCTGGGCAACGGCGTCTCGGAACTCATCACGATGACGATGCAGGCTCTCCTGGACGAAGGCGACGAGGTCCTGATTCCTGCACCGGACTACCCGCTGTGGACTGCGATGACCAGCCTCGCCGGCGGGACTCCCGTGCACTACCTCTGCGACGAGGACGACGGCTGGCAGCCCGACCTCGAGGACATCCGCTCGAAGATCACGCCGCGCACGAAGGCGCTCGTGATCATCAACCCCAACAACCCGACGGGCGTCGTGTACTCCCGCAAGGTCCTCGAGGGGATGGTGCAGATCGCCAGGGAGCATCAGCTGCTCCTGCTCTCCGACGAGATCTACGACCGCATCCTGTTCGACGATGCGGTGCACATCCCGACCGCCACGCTCGCCCCCGACCTGCTGTGCCTGACGTTCAACGGGCTCTCCAAGACCTATCGCGTCGCGGGCTACCGCTCGGGATGGCTCGTCATCACCGGGCCTCAAGGACACGCGAAGGGATTCCTCGAGGGGATCACACTGCTCGCCTCCACACGCCTGTGCCCGAACGTACCGGCGCAGTACGCGGTGCAGGCGGCGCTCAGCGGTGGGCAGTCGATCGATGCGCTCATCGCGCCGACCGGGCGCCTGCACGAGCAGCGGGACATCGCCTGGGAAGGGCTCGAGTCCATCCCCGGCGTCTCCTGCGTCAAGCCGGAGGGGGCGCTGTACGCGTTCCCGCGACTCGATCCGAACGTGCACGAGATCAGAGACGACGCCAAGCTGGTCTACGACCTGCTCGTCTCCGAGCACATCCTCCTCGTGCAGGGCACCGGCTTCAACTGGCCGACCCCCGACCACCTGCGCCTCGTGACGCTCCCCGAGCCGCGGGTGCTCGCAGAAGCCGTCGAGCGACTCGGGAACTTCCTCTCGAGCTATCGTCAGTGA
- the hpf gene encoding ribosome hibernation-promoting factor, HPF/YfiA family — translation METSIVGVGVGITDRFRTVVEEKIAKIQTFASRAQRLDVKVTHRVYRNGRVPDETVELTLVSKGPVVRAEATDGDKFVALDLAVDKMAEQLRRAKEKRVDGRQHPRGAHFEKESGALEGIDVQPASVDVLRAVATGAVPIQNDEDEVYSPVVIRTKNFGAEWMTVEEAVDRMELVGHDFFLFVDVRTDHPSVVYRRKGWDYGVIALETQAPPSEALAS, via the coding sequence ATGGAAACGAGCATCGTTGGCGTCGGGGTGGGTATCACCGATCGCTTCCGAACCGTTGTCGAAGAGAAGATCGCCAAGATCCAGACGTTCGCGTCACGCGCGCAGCGATTGGATGTGAAGGTCACCCACCGGGTGTACCGAAACGGCCGCGTTCCGGATGAGACCGTGGAGCTGACGCTCGTCAGCAAAGGACCGGTCGTCCGAGCGGAGGCCACGGACGGCGACAAGTTCGTCGCCCTCGACCTCGCGGTCGACAAGATGGCCGAGCAGCTCCGCCGGGCCAAGGAGAAGCGGGTCGACGGACGGCAGCACCCCCGGGGTGCGCACTTCGAGAAGGAGAGCGGTGCCCTCGAGGGCATCGACGTCCAGCCGGCATCCGTAGACGTCCTTCGCGCAGTCGCGACGGGCGCCGTGCCGATCCAGAACGACGAGGACGAGGTCTACTCCCCGGTCGTCATCCGCACCAAGAACTTCGGTGCGGAGTGGATGACCGTCGAAGAGGCCGTCGACCGCATGGAGCTCGTCGGTCACGACTTCTTCCTGTTCGTCGATGTGCGCACCGACCACCCGAGCGTCGTCTACCGACGCAAGGGCTGGGACTACGGTGTGATCGCGCTCGAGACGCAGGCCCCACCTTCCGAGGCGCTCGCCTCGTGA
- a CDS encoding Rv3235 family protein — MMLHEYFAPQPTPRDELPDPQPLLRSLTQGVLEVLAGVREVDQLARWFSEEAYRTLVTRSNLSARARSARGVAPTRPTFEILSTRVTEPVDGKVEAVVVVAGPGRTRAVAIRLEGLDRRWRATSLAVL; from the coding sequence ATGATGCTTCACGAATACTTCGCCCCGCAGCCGACGCCCCGCGACGAGCTGCCGGATCCTCAGCCGCTGTTGCGCAGTCTCACCCAGGGGGTGCTCGAAGTGCTGGCAGGGGTGCGTGAAGTCGACCAGCTCGCTCGCTGGTTCAGCGAGGAGGCATACCGGACTCTGGTGACGCGGTCGAATCTCTCGGCGCGAGCACGCAGCGCCAGGGGCGTCGCCCCCACCCGGCCGACATTCGAGATCCTGTCGACCAGGGTGACCGAGCCCGTCGACGGCAAGGTCGAAGCGGTGGTGGTCGTGGCGGGACCCGGGCGCACCAGGGCGGTGGCCATCCGCCTGGAGGGGCTCGACCGTCGCTGGCGTGCGACGTCGCTGGCCGTTCTCTGA